One Mesotoga infera genomic window, AGCATAGATTCAAAGGTTCCGAAGCTGTTCTTCCTTCCAGGTGATCCAGACCGACTAAAGCTCTTCGAAGAAGCGGCAGATTCCTTTGAATATCTGTCCGCCAATCGAGAATTCTCAACAGGAATAGGCACTTTCGGAGGGAAGGAGTTTGGCGTCTGTTCAACCGGAATTGGAGGCGGTTCATCGGAAATAGTTATGGTGGAACTTCACTCTCTTGGTGTAGAAAGAGTTGTAAGAGTGGGAGGTTGTGGAGCGCTTAGAGAGGACATTAAGTGCGGAGATATGATAATCAACTCCGGCGCAGTAAGACTAGGCGGAAGTTCCAAAATGTACGTCAGAGTAGAATACCCGGCCGTTGCCGATCCATTTATGGTCGTAGCACTGGCCAAAAGCGCTTCGAAAAAGGGGATCAGGACTCACGTAGGCATAGGCGCTACTGTTGACTCTTATTATGCCGGACAGGGTCGGTGTATTGAAGGTTTTGAAATCCCTGGTTTGCCTGAAGAACTCTCATCAGCCGGCGTTATCAATTTCGACATGGAAACCGAGACGATCTATACTCTGGCAAGCCTTATGGGTATGAAGGCAGCAAATATCCTGGCAGTTCATGGAAACAGAAAGACAGATGAATGGCTTATTGATTACAGGTCAGCTCAGCTTTGTGC contains:
- a CDS encoding nucleoside phosphorylase, with the translated sequence SIDSKVPKLFFLPGDPDRLKLFEEAADSFEYLSANREFSTGIGTFGGKEFGVCSTGIGGGSSEIVMVELHSLGVERVVRVGGCGALREDIKCGDMIINSGAVRLGGSSKMYVRVEYPAVADPFMVVALAKSASKKGIRTHVGIGATVDSYYAGQGRCIEGFEIPGLPEELSSAGVINFDMETETIYTLASLMGMKAANILAVHGNRKTDEWLIDYRSAQLCAIETALETDFSTL